The Rhineura floridana isolate rRhiFlo1 chromosome 8, rRhiFlo1.hap2, whole genome shotgun sequence genome includes a region encoding these proteins:
- the ELFN2 gene encoding protein phosphatase 1 regulatory subunit 29 has protein sequence MLRLGFWVATLLCIFVPSGVRSDCWLIEGDKGYVWLAICSQNQPPYETIPQHINSTVHDLRLNENKLKVVLYSSLNRFGNLTDLNLTKNEISYIEDGAFMGQSNLQVLQLGYNKLTNLTEGMLRGMGRLQFLFVQHNLIEVVTPTAFTECPSLISIDLSSNRLSRLEGSTFTSLSNLMVCELAGNPFNCDCNLYGFLMWLVAFNNVTKNYDRLQCETPREFAGYPLLMPRPHHSRNAITIFKSMCGDGNFPSISRINPTPYIPDSQREDDNAENSGISPGDFLSVEPPASSTTDSSYIPSIKLQQVTITSAALVVTIPFPFSKMYVLVQYNNSYISDVMTLKKKKEVVTLTHLKAHTDYTFCVASIRNSKRYNHTCLSFATRSKGREEPMANTSTTTHYIMTILGCLFGMVIILGIVYYCLRKRRMQEEKQKSLSVKKTILEMRYGSDIDTSSIVHPSQKLGEPPVIPISRMSSLPSMIGEKMPSSKSMEAGMETPKVTTKGNYIEVRTGGGDGLDRSQRDDDLHELDNGQGSAAEISTIAKEVDKVNQIINNCIDALKLDTASFLGGGGGVDSDMAFECQSIPGVSSGGLERPSFLSPPYKESSHHPLQRQLSADAAVTRKTCSVSSSGSIKSAKVFSLDVPDHPPLSKADAKYIEKGSPLNSPLDRLPLVSPGAIHHLEVKPSYHCSEHRHSFPALYYEESGDTLSQRVSFLKPLSRSKRDSTYSQLSPRHYFSGYSSSPEYSSESTHKIWERFRPYKKHHREEVYMAAGHALRKKVQFAKDEDLHDILDYWKGVSAQQKL, from the coding sequence ATGCTCCGTCTGGGATTCTGGGTGGCTACCCTGCTCTGCATTTTTGTTCCCAGTGGTGTCCGCAGTGACTGCTGGCTGATTGAAGGAGACAAAGGTTACGTGTGGCTTGCTATCTGCAGCCAGAACCAGCCTCCATACGAGACCATTCCCCAGCACATCAATAGCACTGTGCATGACCTGCGGCTGAATGAGAACAAGCTCAAAGTAGTGCTCTACTCCTCCCTCAACCGCTTTGGTAACTTGACTGACCTCAACCTAACAAAAAATGAGATCTCCTATATTGAGGATGGCGCCTTCATGGGACAGTCCAACCTGCAGGTGCTGCAGCTGGGCTACAACAAGCTCACTAACCTGACGGAAGGCATGCTACGTGGCATGGGGCGACTCCAGTTCCTCTttgtgcagcacaacctgattgaGGTGGTCACTCCCACTGCCTTCACCGAATGCCCCAGCCTCATCAGCATAGACCTGTCCTCCAATCGCCTCAGCCGGCTAGAGGGAAGTACCTTCACCAGCCTGAGCAATCTGATGGTGTGTGAACTAGCTGGAAACCCCTTCAACTGTGACTGCAACCTCTACGGTTTCCTCATGTGGTTGGTGGCCTTCAACAATGTCACAAAAAACTATGACCGCCTACAGTGTGAGACTCCCCGGGAGTTTGCTGGCTACCCGCTTCTTATGCCGCGCCCGCACCACAGCCGCAATGCCATCACCATCTTCAAGTCAATGTGCGGGGATGGCAATTTCCCATCTATCTCCAGGATCAACCCCACACCATACATCCCAGATTCTCAGAGGGAGGATGACAATGCTGAGAATTCAGGAATTAGCCCAGGGGACTTCCTCTCAGTAGAACCTCCGGCGTCTTCCACCACTGATTCCTCCTACATTCCCAGCATCAAGCTCCAGCAGGTGACGATCACCTCAGCTGCCTTGGTGGTGACCATCCCATTCCCCTTCAGCAAGATGTATGTGCTGGTCCAATACAATAACAGCTACATCTCTGATGTAATGActctgaagaagaagaaggaagttgTCACTCTCACCCACCTGAAGGCTCACACAGATTATACCTTCTGTGTGGCTTCTATACGCAACTCCAAACGCTATAACCATACCTGCCTctcctttgctaccaggagcaaaGGGAGAGAGGAACCAATGGCTAACACATCCACCACTACCCATTACATCATGACCATCTTAGGTTGTCTTTTTGGAATGGTCATTATCCTTGGCATTGTTTACTATTGCCTGAGGAAGCGTAGGATGCAAGAGGAGAAGCAAAAGTCCCTCAGTGTGAAGAAAACAATTCTGGAGATGCGTTATGGCTCAGATATTGATACTAGTTCAATCGTACATCCGTCACAGAAGTTGGGAGAGCCACCTGTAATCCCCATCTCACGGATGTCCTCTCTTCCCTCCATGATTGGGGAGAAGATGCCCTCATCCAAATCTATGGAGGCTGGCATGGAGACTCCCAAGGTCACCACCAAGGGCAATTACATTGAGGTTCGGACAGGTGGTGGGGATGGGCTGGACAGGTCACAGAGGGATGATGACCTGCATGAACTGGACAATGGGCAAGGTTCAGCAGCTGAAATCTCAACAATTGCCAAGGAAGTAGACAAGGTGAACCAGATAATCAACAATTGCATTGATGCCCTCAAGTTGGACACAGCCTCtttcctggggggagggggtggtgTTGATTCTGACATGGCTTTTGAATGCCAGTCCATACCGGGTGTTTCCTCTGGTGGGCTGGAGCGGCCAAGCTTCCTCTCGCCACCCTACAAAGAGAGCTCCCACCATCCCCTGCAGCGCCAGCTCAGTGCCGATGCTGCTGTGACCAGGAAGACCTGCAGTGTCTCCTCTAGTGGCTCCATCAAGAGTGCCAAGGTGTTCAGCCTTGACGTACCTGACCACCCACCATTGAGTAAGGCAGATGCCAAATACATTGAGAAAGGAAGCCCACTCAACAGCCCCTTGGATCGTCTTCCCCTCGTGTCCCCGGGTGCCATCCACCACCTGGAGGTGAAACCTTCCTACCACTGCAGTGAACACCGGCATTCCTTCCCAGCTCTGTACTACGAGGAGAGTGGCGACACTTTAAGCCAACGGGTGTCCTTCCTGAAGCCTCTCTCCCGTTCCAAGCGGGACTCCACATATTCTCAGCTCTCACCTAGACATTATTTCTCGGGCTATTCCTCCAGCCCAGAGTACTCCTCAGAGAGCACCCATAAGATCTGGGAGCGTTTCCGGCCTTACAAGAAGCATCACCGGGAGGAGGTTTACATGGCGGCCGGCCACGCCCTGCGGAAGAAAGTCCAGTTTGCCAAGGATGAAGATCTGCACGATATCTTGGATTACTGGAAAGGCGTCTCTGCTCAGCAGAAGTTGTGA